From Columba livia isolate bColLiv1 breed racing homer chromosome 5, bColLiv1.pat.W.v2, whole genome shotgun sequence, one genomic window encodes:
- the AGBL2 gene encoding cytosolic carboxypeptidase 2 isoform X2, translated as MQPSGPPRDRGAGGFGGKLLPEPYDSFMRSHLRYYGYFQAPRALEPVSGQDRWVPSARGQGTSVPSVQHRRSPGDPRDLFTLPWAQGPLPAPRWPIECEVIKEPIEHIEWVPPEPEPFCPPAGPARPLAPLSEDQGTVVYQLSPGTGEWAAPRVPPSVPRSPLPSLWALPAAPPGSCFTRARIGGSPGPLSLPATPLEGPQDTTLIFESRFESGNLQKAVKVGPFEYVLWLRPDLYTAKHTQWFYFRVQNTRRDHLYHFTIANLAKPKSLYNEGMRPLLYSQRDAESCGIGWRRVGTDIQYYRRGVEEPAAFCLSWTVCFPHDGDTCFFAHSYPYTYSDLRRYLRALCRDPARSRLCTVRALCRSLAGNTVYLLTIGSPAAAASKRVVVLSARAHPGESGGSWAMRGLLDFLLSADADAQLLRRLFDFMVVPMLNPDGVVVGNSRCSLAGRDPNRAYGTARGGSFPGVWHLRAMVERVLAEREVVLYCDFHGHSRKNNVFMYGCDGGGAGSGSRLRQRVFPLMLSKNAPDKFSFPSCKFKVQKSKAGTGRVVMWRLGVLHSYTMEAAFGGSTLGGRNSHFTVQDLKSLGSQLCDTLLDFCDPDPAKVGGSRGLDRGTPAAPRAIGAAVTPARPAAAAVPGGGGRAAAAAAAPGAGLRWVERRVPLGARVQVGTAVPPRGAPRCRGVQPVVSPAQHQRLRHLRVRRARGSSLRPRTAVGATEEEAAAEPKSQERPVPAKCHCPGEPGTARTLCPVTAGTVLLGHLSPELSQRARGSKGCKPCSAPPGQAGALRGPRAAGSARPGGSAARPPRRPDAVPAGTGRERGVAPPAAPERPLPRRLLAGRSPGSPRAVPAAGGAGGCRPRAQGPSPHPQPRQSLRGPALPRLCSALKAAPRP; from the exons ATGCAGCCCTCGGGGCCCCCCAGGGATCGGGGGGCAGGGGGGTTTGGTGGGAAGCTGCTCCCTGAGCCCTACGACAGCTTCATGCGCAGCCACCTGCGCTACTACGGCTACTTCCAAG CCCCTAGGGCGCTGGAGCCGGTCTCTGGCCAGGACAGGTGGGTCCCTTCAGCGCGGGGCCAGGGGACATCGGTGCCCTCGGTGCAGCACCGCAGGTCCCCGGGGGATCCACGGGATCTCTTCACCCTCCCCTGGGCACAGGGCCCCCTGCCCGCTCCCCGCTGGCCCATCGAGTGCGAAGTCATCAAGGAGCCGATCGAGCACATCG AGTGGGTCCCCCCTGAGCCGGAGCCCTTCTGCCCGCCCGCGGGCCCCGCGCGCCCCCTGGCCCCGCTCAGCGAGGACCAGGGCACTGTTGTCTACCAGCTCAGCCCAGGTACTGGGGAGTGGGCAGCACCCCGGGtaccccccagtgtccccaggtctCCATTGCCATCCCTCTGGGCTCTCCCCGCAGCACCCCCAGGCTCCTGCTTCACCCGCGCTCGCATTGGGGGATCCCCGGGCCCCCTGTCCTTGCCGGCCACCCCCTTGGAGGGTCCCCAGGACACAACGCTGATCTTTGAATCGCGTTTTGAGAGCGGAAACCTCCAGAAAGCTGTCAAGGT GGGCCCCTTCGAGTACGTGCTGTGGCTGCGGCCGGACCTGTACACGGCCAAGCACACCCAGTGGTTCTACTTCCGCGTCCAAAACACCCGGCGAGACCATCTCTACCACTTCACCATCGCCAACCTGGCCAAGCCCAAGAGCCTCTACAATGAGGGGATGCGCCCGCTGCTCTACTCCCAGCGTGATGCCGAGAGCTGCGGCATCGGCTGGCGCCGCGTCGGGACAGACATCCAGTACTACCGGCGTGGTGTGGAGGAGCCAGCCGCCTTCTGTCtctcctggactgtgtgttTCCCCCACGACGGCGACACCTGCTTCTTCGCCCACTCCTACCCCTACACCTACTCGGACCTGCGGCGCTACCTGCGGGCGCTGTGCCGTGACCCAGCGCGCTCGCGGCTCTGCACGGTGCGGGCGCTGTGCCGCAGCCTGGCTGGCAACACCGTGTACCTGCTGACCATCGGCAGCCCGGCCGCTGCGGCCAGCAAGCGGGTGGTGGTGCTGAGCGCCCGCGCGCACCCCGGGGAGAGCGGCGGCTCCTGGGCCATGCGGGGTTTGCTCGATTTCCTCCTCAGCGCCGATGCCGACGCCCAGCTCCTGCGCCGGCTCTTTGACTTCATGGTGGTGCCGATGCTGAACCCCGAcggggtggtggtggggaacTCCCGCTGCTCCCTGGCGGGACGGGATCCCAACAGGGCGTACGGGACAGCGCGTGGTGGCTCCTTCCCCGGCGTGTGGCACCTGCGGGCCATGGTGGAGAG GGTGCTGGCAGAGCGGGAGGTGGTTTTGTACTGCGACTTCCATGGGCACAGCCGGAAAAACAATGTCTTCATGTACGGCTGCGACGGCGGTGGGGCCGGCAGCGGGTCACGGCTGCGCCAGCGCGTCTTCCCCCTGATGCTGAGCAAGAATGCCCCCGACAAG ttctccttccccagctgcaaGTTCAAGGTGCAGAAGAGCAAAGCGGGCACGGGCAGAGTCGTCATGTGGCGCTTGGGCGTCTTGCACAGCTACACCATGGAGGCGGCTTTCGGCGGCTCCACGCTGG GCGGGAGGAACTCGCACTTCACCGTGCAGGACCTCAAGTCGCTGGGCTCCCAGCTGTGCGACACCCTGCTCGACTTCTGCGACCCCGACCCCGCCAAGGTGGGCGGCAGCCGTGGCTTGGACCGCGGCACCCCGGCTGCCCCCCGTGCCATCGGGGCCGCGGTGACGCCGGCTCGCCCCGCAGCTGCAGCGGTGCCTGGCGGAGGTGGACGCGCTGCTGCGGCGGCGGCTGCGCCGGGAGCCGGGCTGCGGTGGGTGGAGCGGCGTGTCCCCCTCGGAGCTCGAGTCCAGGTGGGTACGGCCGTGCCGCCCCGCGGAGCCCCGCGCTGCCGTGGGGTACAGCCGGTCGTGTCCCCCGCGCAGCACCAGCGGCTCCGACACCTCCGTGTCCGACGGGCCCGCGGTTCATCTCTGCGGCCCAGAACAGCCG TCGGAGCAACGGAGGAGGAAGCGGCTGCGGAGCCGAAGAGCCAGGAACGCCCTGTGCCAGCCAAATGCCACTGTCCCGGTGAGCCTGGGACCGCCAGAACGCTCTGCCCGGTCACAGCGGGGACAGTCCTGCTGGGACACTTGTCCCCAGAGCTGTCGCAGCGCGCCCGGGGCTCCAAGGGGTGCAAGCCCTGCTCTGCGCCCCCAGGCCAGGCCGGGGCCCTGCGGGGCCCGCGCGCAGCCGGCTCTGCCCGGCCCGGCGGGAGCGCAGCGCGGCCGCCTCGCCGCCCTGACGCGGTCCCAGCGGGAACGGGGCGCGAGCGCGGTGTCGCGCCGCCGGCCGCCCCCGAGCGCCCGCTGCCCCGGCGGCTGCTCGCAGGACGCAGCCCCGGGAGCCCCAGGGCCGtcccggcggcgggcggggcgggtgGCTGCCGCCCGCGGGCACAGGGCCCGTCTCCCCATCCACAGCCCCGGCAGAGCCTCCGCGGCCCCGCGCTGCCGCGCCTGTGCTCGGCATTAAAGGCGGCGCCACGGCCGTGA
- the AGBL2 gene encoding cytosolic carboxypeptidase 2 isoform X18: MQPSGPPRDRGAGGFGGKLLPEPYDSFMRSHLRYYGYFQAPRALEPVSGQDRWVPSARGQGTSVPSVQHRRSPGDPRDLFTLPWAQGPLPAPRWPIECEVIKEPIEHIEWVPPEPEPFCPPAGPARPLAPLSEDQGTVVYQLSPGTGEWAAPRVPPSVPRSPLPSLWALPAAPPGSCFTRARIGGSPGPLSLPATPLEGPQDTTLIFESRFESGNLQKAVKVGPFEYVLWLRPDLYTAKHTQWFYFRVQNTRRDHLYHFTIANLAKPKSLYNEGMRPLLYSQRDAESCGIGWRRVGTDIQYYRRGVEEPAAFCLSWTVCFPHDGDTCFFAHSYPYTYSDLRRYLRALCRDPARSRLCTVRALCRSLAGNTVYLLTIGSPAAAASKRVVVLSARAHPGESGGSWAMRGLLDFLLSADADAQLLRRLFDFMVVPMLNPDGVVVGNSRCSLAGRDPNRAYGTARGGSFPGVWHLRAMVERVLAEREVVLYCDFHGHSRKNNVFMYGCDGGGAGSGSRLRQRVFPLMLSKNAPDKFSFPSCKFKVQKSKAGTGRVVMWRLGVLHSYTMEAAFGGSTLGGRNSHFTVQDLKSLGSQLCDTLLDFCDPDPAKLQRCLAEVDALLRRRLRREPGCGGWSGVSPSELESSTSGSDTSVSDGPAVHLCGPEQPSEQRRRKRLRSRRARNALCQPNATVPACRPR; the protein is encoded by the exons ATGCAGCCCTCGGGGCCCCCCAGGGATCGGGGGGCAGGGGGGTTTGGTGGGAAGCTGCTCCCTGAGCCCTACGACAGCTTCATGCGCAGCCACCTGCGCTACTACGGCTACTTCCAAG CCCCTAGGGCGCTGGAGCCGGTCTCTGGCCAGGACAGGTGGGTCCCTTCAGCGCGGGGCCAGGGGACATCGGTGCCCTCGGTGCAGCACCGCAGGTCCCCGGGGGATCCACGGGATCTCTTCACCCTCCCCTGGGCACAGGGCCCCCTGCCCGCTCCCCGCTGGCCCATCGAGTGCGAAGTCATCAAGGAGCCGATCGAGCACATCG AGTGGGTCCCCCCTGAGCCGGAGCCCTTCTGCCCGCCCGCGGGCCCCGCGCGCCCCCTGGCCCCGCTCAGCGAGGACCAGGGCACTGTTGTCTACCAGCTCAGCCCAGGTACTGGGGAGTGGGCAGCACCCCGGGtaccccccagtgtccccaggtctCCATTGCCATCCCTCTGGGCTCTCCCCGCAGCACCCCCAGGCTCCTGCTTCACCCGCGCTCGCATTGGGGGATCCCCGGGCCCCCTGTCCTTGCCGGCCACCCCCTTGGAGGGTCCCCAGGACACAACGCTGATCTTTGAATCGCGTTTTGAGAGCGGAAACCTCCAGAAAGCTGTCAAGGT GGGCCCCTTCGAGTACGTGCTGTGGCTGCGGCCGGACCTGTACACGGCCAAGCACACCCAGTGGTTCTACTTCCGCGTCCAAAACACCCGGCGAGACCATCTCTACCACTTCACCATCGCCAACCTGGCCAAGCCCAAGAGCCTCTACAATGAGGGGATGCGCCCGCTGCTCTACTCCCAGCGTGATGCCGAGAGCTGCGGCATCGGCTGGCGCCGCGTCGGGACAGACATCCAGTACTACCGGCGTGGTGTGGAGGAGCCAGCCGCCTTCTGTCtctcctggactgtgtgttTCCCCCACGACGGCGACACCTGCTTCTTCGCCCACTCCTACCCCTACACCTACTCGGACCTGCGGCGCTACCTGCGGGCGCTGTGCCGTGACCCAGCGCGCTCGCGGCTCTGCACGGTGCGGGCGCTGTGCCGCAGCCTGGCTGGCAACACCGTGTACCTGCTGACCATCGGCAGCCCGGCCGCTGCGGCCAGCAAGCGGGTGGTGGTGCTGAGCGCCCGCGCGCACCCCGGGGAGAGCGGCGGCTCCTGGGCCATGCGGGGTTTGCTCGATTTCCTCCTCAGCGCCGATGCCGACGCCCAGCTCCTGCGCCGGCTCTTTGACTTCATGGTGGTGCCGATGCTGAACCCCGAcggggtggtggtggggaacTCCCGCTGCTCCCTGGCGGGACGGGATCCCAACAGGGCGTACGGGACAGCGCGTGGTGGCTCCTTCCCCGGCGTGTGGCACCTGCGGGCCATGGTGGAGAG GGTGCTGGCAGAGCGGGAGGTGGTTTTGTACTGCGACTTCCATGGGCACAGCCGGAAAAACAATGTCTTCATGTACGGCTGCGACGGCGGTGGGGCCGGCAGCGGGTCACGGCTGCGCCAGCGCGTCTTCCCCCTGATGCTGAGCAAGAATGCCCCCGACAAG ttctccttccccagctgcaaGTTCAAGGTGCAGAAGAGCAAAGCGGGCACGGGCAGAGTCGTCATGTGGCGCTTGGGCGTCTTGCACAGCTACACCATGGAGGCGGCTTTCGGCGGCTCCACGCTGG GCGGGAGGAACTCGCACTTCACCGTGCAGGACCTCAAGTCGCTGGGCTCCCAGCTGTGCGACACCCTGCTCGACTTCTGCGACCCCGACCCCGCCAAG CTGCAGCGGTGCCTGGCGGAGGTGGACGCGCTGCTGCGGCGGCGGCTGCGCCGGGAGCCGGGCTGCGGTGGGTGGAGCGGCGTGTCCCCCTCGGAGCTCGAGTCCAG CACCAGCGGCTCCGACACCTCCGTGTCCGACGGGCCCGCGGTTCATCTCTGCGGCCCAGAACAGCCG TCGGAGCAACGGAGGAGGAAGCGGCTGCGGAGCCGAAGAGCCAGGAACGCCCTGTGCCAGCCAAATGCCACTGTCCCG GCCTGTAGGCCGCGGTGA
- the AGBL2 gene encoding cytosolic carboxypeptidase 2 isoform X12 — translation MPAAPPPLRRASHLPIVPTLSPAEWVPPEPEPFCPPAGPARPLAPLSEDQGTVVYQLSPGTGEWAAPRVPPSVPRSPLPSLWALPAAPPGSCFTRARIGGSPGPLSLPATPLEGPQDTTLIFESRFESGNLQKAVKVGPFEYVLWLRPDLYTAKHTQWFYFRVQNTRRDHLYHFTIANLAKPKSLYNEGMRPLLYSQRDAESCGIGWRRVGTDIQYYRRGVEEPAAFCLSWTVCFPHDGDTCFFAHSYPYTYSDLRRYLRALCRDPARSRLCTVRALCRSLAGNTVYLLTIGSPAAAASKRVVVLSARAHPGESGGSWAMRGLLDFLLSADADAQLLRRLFDFMVVPMLNPDGVVVGNSRCSLAGRDPNRAYGTARGGSFPGVWHLRAMVERVLAEREVVLYCDFHGHSRKNNVFMYGCDGGGAGSGSRLRQRVFPLMLSKNAPDKFSFPSCKFKVQKSKAGTGRVVMWRLGVLHSYTMEAAFGGSTLGEGPPRVGVSVLGVLLGGWSPGWDAAACSVVPRPLQAGGTRTSPCRTSSRWAPSCATPCSTSATPTPPSCSGAWRRWTRCCGGGCAGSRAAVGGAACPPRSSSPGGTSGSDTSVSDGPAVHLCGPEQPVSPWLPLFLGRDEALGRCDTPGPLCHLAQSEQRRRKRLRSRRARNALCQPNATVPVSLGPPERSARSQRGQSCWDTCPQSCRSAPGAPRGASPALRPQARPGPCGARAQPALPGPAGAQRGRLAALTRSQRERGASAVSRRRPPPSARCPGGCSQDAAPGAPGPSRRRAGRVAAARGHRARLPIHSPGRASAAPRCRACARH, via the exons ATGCCAGCTGCGCCCCCACCCCTGCGCCGGGCCTCCCATCTGCCCATAGTGCCCACTCTGTCCCCCGCAGAGTGGGTCCCCCCTGAGCCGGAGCCCTTCTGCCCGCCCGCGGGCCCCGCGCGCCCCCTGGCCCCGCTCAGCGAGGACCAGGGCACTGTTGTCTACCAGCTCAGCCCAGGTACTGGGGAGTGGGCAGCACCCCGGGtaccccccagtgtccccaggtctCCATTGCCATCCCTCTGGGCTCTCCCCGCAGCACCCCCAGGCTCCTGCTTCACCCGCGCTCGCATTGGGGGATCCCCGGGCCCCCTGTCCTTGCCGGCCACCCCCTTGGAGGGTCCCCAGGACACAACGCTGATCTTTGAATCGCGTTTTGAGAGCGGAAACCTCCAGAAAGCTGTCAAGGT GGGCCCCTTCGAGTACGTGCTGTGGCTGCGGCCGGACCTGTACACGGCCAAGCACACCCAGTGGTTCTACTTCCGCGTCCAAAACACCCGGCGAGACCATCTCTACCACTTCACCATCGCCAACCTGGCCAAGCCCAAGAGCCTCTACAATGAGGGGATGCGCCCGCTGCTCTACTCCCAGCGTGATGCCGAGAGCTGCGGCATCGGCTGGCGCCGCGTCGGGACAGACATCCAGTACTACCGGCGTGGTGTGGAGGAGCCAGCCGCCTTCTGTCtctcctggactgtgtgttTCCCCCACGACGGCGACACCTGCTTCTTCGCCCACTCCTACCCCTACACCTACTCGGACCTGCGGCGCTACCTGCGGGCGCTGTGCCGTGACCCAGCGCGCTCGCGGCTCTGCACGGTGCGGGCGCTGTGCCGCAGCCTGGCTGGCAACACCGTGTACCTGCTGACCATCGGCAGCCCGGCCGCTGCGGCCAGCAAGCGGGTGGTGGTGCTGAGCGCCCGCGCGCACCCCGGGGAGAGCGGCGGCTCCTGGGCCATGCGGGGTTTGCTCGATTTCCTCCTCAGCGCCGATGCCGACGCCCAGCTCCTGCGCCGGCTCTTTGACTTCATGGTGGTGCCGATGCTGAACCCCGAcggggtggtggtggggaacTCCCGCTGCTCCCTGGCGGGACGGGATCCCAACAGGGCGTACGGGACAGCGCGTGGTGGCTCCTTCCCCGGCGTGTGGCACCTGCGGGCCATGGTGGAGAG GGTGCTGGCAGAGCGGGAGGTGGTTTTGTACTGCGACTTCCATGGGCACAGCCGGAAAAACAATGTCTTCATGTACGGCTGCGACGGCGGTGGGGCCGGCAGCGGGTCACGGCTGCGCCAGCGCGTCTTCCCCCTGATGCTGAGCAAGAATGCCCCCGACAAG ttctccttccccagctgcaaGTTCAAGGTGCAGAAGAGCAAAGCGGGCACGGGCAGAGTCGTCATGTGGCGCTTGGGCGTCTTGCACAGCTACACCATGGAGGCGGCTTTCGGCGGCTCCACGCTGGGTGAGGGGCCACCGCGGGTGGGGGTGTCAGTGCTGGGGGTGTTGTTGGGCGGCTGGTCCCCGGGCTGGGACGCGGCTGCCTGTTCTGTTGTCCCCCGTCCCCTCCAGGCGGGAGGAACTCGCACTTCACCGTGCAGGACCTCAAGTCGCTGGGCTCCCAGCTGTGCGACACCCTGCTCGACTTCTGCGACCCCGACCCCGCCAAG CTGCAGCGGTGCCTGGCGGAGGTGGACGCGCTGCTGCGGCGGCGGCTGCGCCGGGAGCCGGGCTGCGGTGGGTGGAGCGGCGTGTCCCCCTCGGAGCTCGAGTCCAGGTGG CACCAGCGGCTCCGACACCTCCGTGTCCGACGGGCCCGCGGTTCATCTCTGCGGCCCAGAACAGCCGGTGAGTCCCTGGCTGCCGCTGTTTTTGGGGAGGGACGAGGCCCTGGGGAGGTGTGACACCCCAGGACCACTTTGCCATCTGGCGCAGTCGGAGCAACGGAGGAGGAAGCGGCTGCGGAGCCGAAGAGCCAGGAACGCCCTGTGCCAGCCAAATGCCACTGTCCCGGTGAGCCTGGGACCGCCAGAACGCTCTGCCCGGTCACAGCGGGGACAGTCCTGCTGGGACACTTGTCCCCAGAGCTGTCGCAGCGCGCCCGGGGCTCCAAGGGGTGCAAGCCCTGCTCTGCGCCCCCAGGCCAGGCCGGGGCCCTGCGGGGCCCGCGCGCAGCCGGCTCTGCCCGGCCCGGCGGGAGCGCAGCGCGGCCGCCTCGCCGCCCTGACGCGGTCCCAGCGGGAACGGGGCGCGAGCGCGGTGTCGCGCCGCCGGCCGCCCCCGAGCGCCCGCTGCCCCGGCGGCTGCTCGCAGGACGCAGCCCCGGGAGCCCCAGGGCCGtcccggcggcgggcggggcgggtgGCTGCCGCCCGCGGGCACAGGGCCCGTCTCCCCATCCACAGCCCCGGCAGAGCCTCCGCGGCCCCGCGCTGCCGCGCCTGTGCTCGGCATTAA
- the AGBL2 gene encoding cytosolic carboxypeptidase 2 isoform X20 — protein sequence MRPLLYSQRDAESCGIGWRRVGTDIQYYRRGVEEPAAFCLSWTVCFPHDGDTCFFAHSYPYTYSDLRRYLRALCRDPARSRLCTVRALCRSLAGNTVYLLTIGSPAAAASKRVVVLSARAHPGESGGSWAMRGLLDFLLSADADAQLLRRLFDFMVVPMLNPDGVVVGNSRCSLAGRDPNRAYGTARGGSFPGVWHLRAMVERVLAEREVVLYCDFHGHSRKNNVFMYGCDGGGAGSGSRLRQRVFPLMLSKNAPDKFSFPSCKFKVQKSKAGTGRVVMWRLGVLHSYTMEAAFGGSTLGEGPPRVGVSVLGVLLGGWSPGWDAAACSVVPRPLQAGGTRTSPCRTSSRWAPSCATPCSTSATPTPPSCSGAWRRWTRCCGGGCAGSRAAVGGAACPPRSSSPGGTSGSDTSVSDGPAVHLCGPEQPVSPWLPLFLGRDEALGRCDTPGPLCHLAQSEQRRRKRLRSRRARNALCQPNATVPVSLGPPERSARSQRGQSCWDTCPQSCRSAPGAPRGASPALRPQARPGPCGARAQPALPGPAGAQRGRLAALTRSQRERGASAVSRRRPPPSARCPGGCSQDAAPGAPGPSRRRAGRVAAARGHRARLPIHSPGRASAAPRCRACARH from the exons ATGCGCCCGCTGCTCTACTCCCAGCGTGATGCCGAGAGCTGCGGCATCGGCTGGCGCCGCGTCGGGACAGACATCCAGTACTACCGGCGTGGTGTGGAGGAGCCAGCCGCCTTCTGTCtctcctggactgtgtgttTCCCCCACGACGGCGACACCTGCTTCTTCGCCCACTCCTACCCCTACACCTACTCGGACCTGCGGCGCTACCTGCGGGCGCTGTGCCGTGACCCAGCGCGCTCGCGGCTCTGCACGGTGCGGGCGCTGTGCCGCAGCCTGGCTGGCAACACCGTGTACCTGCTGACCATCGGCAGCCCGGCCGCTGCGGCCAGCAAGCGGGTGGTGGTGCTGAGCGCCCGCGCGCACCCCGGGGAGAGCGGCGGCTCCTGGGCCATGCGGGGTTTGCTCGATTTCCTCCTCAGCGCCGATGCCGACGCCCAGCTCCTGCGCCGGCTCTTTGACTTCATGGTGGTGCCGATGCTGAACCCCGAcggggtggtggtggggaacTCCCGCTGCTCCCTGGCGGGACGGGATCCCAACAGGGCGTACGGGACAGCGCGTGGTGGCTCCTTCCCCGGCGTGTGGCACCTGCGGGCCATGGTGGAGAG GGTGCTGGCAGAGCGGGAGGTGGTTTTGTACTGCGACTTCCATGGGCACAGCCGGAAAAACAATGTCTTCATGTACGGCTGCGACGGCGGTGGGGCCGGCAGCGGGTCACGGCTGCGCCAGCGCGTCTTCCCCCTGATGCTGAGCAAGAATGCCCCCGACAAG ttctccttccccagctgcaaGTTCAAGGTGCAGAAGAGCAAAGCGGGCACGGGCAGAGTCGTCATGTGGCGCTTGGGCGTCTTGCACAGCTACACCATGGAGGCGGCTTTCGGCGGCTCCACGCTGGGTGAGGGGCCACCGCGGGTGGGGGTGTCAGTGCTGGGGGTGTTGTTGGGCGGCTGGTCCCCGGGCTGGGACGCGGCTGCCTGTTCTGTTGTCCCCCGTCCCCTCCAGGCGGGAGGAACTCGCACTTCACCGTGCAGGACCTCAAGTCGCTGGGCTCCCAGCTGTGCGACACCCTGCTCGACTTCTGCGACCCCGACCCCGCCAAG CTGCAGCGGTGCCTGGCGGAGGTGGACGCGCTGCTGCGGCGGCGGCTGCGCCGGGAGCCGGGCTGCGGTGGGTGGAGCGGCGTGTCCCCCTCGGAGCTCGAGTCCAGGTGG CACCAGCGGCTCCGACACCTCCGTGTCCGACGGGCCCGCGGTTCATCTCTGCGGCCCAGAACAGCCGGTGAGTCCCTGGCTGCCGCTGTTTTTGGGGAGGGACGAGGCCCTGGGGAGGTGTGACACCCCAGGACCACTTTGCCATCTGGCGCAGTCGGAGCAACGGAGGAGGAAGCGGCTGCGGAGCCGAAGAGCCAGGAACGCCCTGTGCCAGCCAAATGCCACTGTCCCGGTGAGCCTGGGACCGCCAGAACGCTCTGCCCGGTCACAGCGGGGACAGTCCTGCTGGGACACTTGTCCCCAGAGCTGTCGCAGCGCGCCCGGGGCTCCAAGGGGTGCAAGCCCTGCTCTGCGCCCCCAGGCCAGGCCGGGGCCCTGCGGGGCCCGCGCGCAGCCGGCTCTGCCCGGCCCGGCGGGAGCGCAGCGCGGCCGCCTCGCCGCCCTGACGCGGTCCCAGCGGGAACGGGGCGCGAGCGCGGTGTCGCGCCGCCGGCCGCCCCCGAGCGCCCGCTGCCCCGGCGGCTGCTCGCAGGACGCAGCCCCGGGAGCCCCAGGGCCGtcccggcggcgggcggggcgggtgGCTGCCGCCCGCGGGCACAGGGCCCGTCTCCCCATCCACAGCCCCGGCAGAGCCTCCGCGGCCCCGCGCTGCCGCGCCTGTGCTCGGCATTAA